A single window of Mustela erminea isolate mMusErm1 chromosome 4, mMusErm1.Pri, whole genome shotgun sequence DNA harbors:
- the LOC116587875 gene encoding putative olfactory receptor 2B3: protein MNWANESSSREFILLGFSDKPWLQMPLFLLLLISYTITIFGNVSIMMVCILDPKLHTPMYFFLANLSILDLCYTTSTVPHMLINICRNKKTISYGGCVAQLIIFLALGATECLLLAVMSFDRYVAVCRPLHYVVIMNHWFCLRVVGFSWLTGFSNSVLQSSLTLNMPRCGHKEVDHFFCEVPALLKLSCADTKPIEAELFFFSVLILLIPVTLILISYGFITHAVLRIRSAEGRRKAFGTCGSHMVVVSLFFGTGIYMYLQPPSSTSKDWGKMVSLFYGIITPMLNPLIYSLRNKDMKEAFKRVIPRILFYKK, encoded by the coding sequence ATGAACTGGGCTAACGAGAGCTCCTCAAGAGAGTTTATACTACTTGGCTTCTCAGACAAGCCCTGGCTACAAATGCCTCTGTTTTTGCTCCTATTAATATCATACACAATCACCATCTTTGGCAATGTGTCCATAATGATGGTGTGCATTCTGGATCCCAAACTTCACACacccatgtatttctttctcGCTAATCTCTCCATCTTAGATCTGTGCTATACCACAAGCACAGTCCCTCAtatgttgataaatatttgtcGCAACAAAAAGACCATCAGCTATGGTGGCTGTGTGGCCCAGCTCATTATCTTCCTGGCCCTGGGTGCTACTGAGTGTCTCCTCCTGGCTGTCATGTCCTTTGACAGATATGTGGCAGTCTGCAGACCCCTGCACTATGTAGTCATTATGAATCATTGGTTCTGCTTAAGGGTGGTAGGCTTCTCGTGGCTCACTGGCTTCAGTAACTCAGTGTTGCAGTCTTCCTTGACACTTAACATGCCACGCTGTGGTCACAAAGAAGTGGATCACTTTTTCTGCGAGGTGCCTGCCCTTCTCAAGTTATCATGTGCTGACACAAAGCCTATTGAGGCTGAACTCTTTTTCTTTAGTGTATTAATTCTGCTAATTCCAGTGACATTGATCCTCATTTCCTATGGCTTCATAACTCATGCAGTATTGAGAATCAGGTCAGCAGAAGGACGACGAAAAGCTTTTGGGACATGTGGGTCCCATATGGTAGTGGTgtctctattttttggaacaggtATATACATGTACCTACAACCACCTTCATCCACCTCTAAGGACTGGGGAAAGATGGTTTCCCTCTTCTATGGGATCATCACACCCATGTTGAATCCCCTCATCTACAGCCTTAGAAATAAAGATATGAAGGAGGCCTTCAAGAGGGTGATCCCAAGAATCCTTTTCTACAAAAAATAA